Proteins encoded together in one Telopea speciosissima isolate NSW1024214 ecotype Mountain lineage chromosome 4, Tspe_v1, whole genome shotgun sequence window:
- the LOC122659914 gene encoding probable indole-3-pyruvate monooxygenase YUCCA10, translated as MKETTVIVAGAGPCGVTISASLNLQSIPHIVLEREDIFCPIWTKFSYDRLHLHLAKGFCELAHMPFPKSYPTYVPRKLFVQYLEEYMTRFNVKPTYNRSIESATYDKAAGKWFVKTRNPKTDEMEEYCSRFFVVATGETTDPFVPEIKGMETFTGQILHSTQYRTGKPFTNKSVLVVGCGNSGMELAYDLTLFNAKTSIVVRHPIYIITRWMGYIALVLFPRLPFALVDALVALMSRLWFGDMSKYGIEKPTEGPYERKEKYGRFPIVDVGTAAKIKSGEIQVLPGISCINGDEVLFTNGKSYHYDVIVMATGFRRTVKNWLKDDFGLIGEDGHAKEREPKLYWKGKNGLYCAGIARKGLIGAGPEGVYIANDIKKLL; from the exons atgaaggaaacaaCAGTGATCGTAGCAGGTGCTGGTCCCTGTGGAGTTACAATTTCTGCTTCTTTAAACCTTCAATCCATCCCTCACATAGTTCTCGAAAGAGAAGATattttctgtccaatatggacaaagttttcttaTGATCGTCTCCACCTTCACTTAGCCAAAGGGTTCTGTGAGCTTGCCCACATGCCATTCCCTAAGTCTTACCCAACTTATGTTCCAAGAAAGCTATTTGTTCAATACTTGGAAGAGTACATGACCCGGTTCAACGTGAAACCAACTTATAACCGGTCCATAGAGTCTGCAACATATGATAAAGCTGCCGGAAAATGGTTCGTCAAGACGAGGAACCCCAAGACGGATGAGATGGAAGAGTACTGCTCAAGATTTTTTGTGGTGGCCACCGGCGAAACCACCGATCCGTTCGTGCCGGAGATCAAAGGGATGGAGACCTTCACAGGCCAAATCTTGCATTCCACACAGTACAGGACTGGGAAACCTTTCACCAACAAGAGTGTTTTAGTTGTTGGGTGTGGTAATTCCGGCATGGAACTTGCTTATGATCTAACACTCTTTAATGCTAAGACCTCCATCGTTGTTCGACACCCG ATCTACATTATAACCCGGTGGATGGGTTATATAGCGTTAGTGTTGTTCCCACGTTTGCCCTTTGCCTTGGTGGATGCATTAGTTGCCCTAATGAGCAGGTTGTGGTTTGGTGATATGAGCAAGTATGGGATCGAGAAGCCAACAGAAGGTCCTtatgaaaggaaagaaaagtatGGCAGGTTTCCAATTGTCGACGTTGGCACCGCCGCTAAGATTAAGTCCGGCGAGATTCAA GTTTTACCAGGAATATCATGCATAAACGGTGATGAAGTGCTCTTTACAAATGGCAAGTCCTATCATTATGATGTGATTGTAATGGCTACGGGATTCCGTAGGACAGTAAAAAATTGGCTCAAG GATGATTTTGGCCTTATCGGTGAGGATGGGCATGCCAAGGAAAGAGAACCTAAACTTTACTGGAAGGGGAAGAATGGCCTGTATTGTGCTGGGATTGCAAGGAAAGGTTTGATTGGAGCTGGCCCAGAAGGTGTATACATAGCTAATGATATCAAGAAACTATTGTAA